The DNA window AAGTGCTGTGATACGTGAGGCAGACAAGCACATCACTCACAAAGGACCCGCAGCACTGTATTGGCTAACTTACCTCATGCATTCCATTGAAGCAAGAACAAAAAACCATTGCTTTAGCATGAGCAAAATAAACTTAAGTTTAATAACTAAGtttctctctgcatcctcagGTGTTCCGTACAACAAGAATCCAACTTCAGCTACCAGTAAGTAGATACGCAACTAAATCAAGACTGCTGCCACATTTGGCACCATCCGCCTCCTTTCTTGGCAGACTCCGAGAGGCCAGGAGTTGAGCTGGCCTGGGAAGAGTGATTTATCCTCCCACATTTCGAAGTGGTCCCTTTGCAACAGAAACGCTGTACTGCTAATGGATTTTGAATTCTAACCTTGTCAAACCAGTACCCTCCGGACCTGATTCacgaaaaagaaaaaggaaaatctgaTTCCTGCGTGCCACCGACAAAAACAAACACCGCTGTCCAATTCTtttgggaggaaaaagaaaaagttgcttCCTTGCTTCCAAAACCAGATCTCTTTCTACAAAACAAAGTGACTACTTGGAAAATTACAAGGAACCGACAGGCAGATGTTAAGAGGTTAAAGGCTAAGGCACAGATAGATGTTAAGAGGCTAAAGGCTAAGGCTGTTGATGGAGGCTGCTCAGGGTAGTAGCGTTAGACGAGAACCAGCAGGCCCGGGCGAGCAGCAGCTCCCAGCCACCGGCCGAGGATCCCAGGTCCAGGAGAGGCACGACACGCAGGGTTGACAAACGCCAAGCCCCAGGCAGCCTGGTTCGTCACACAGACCCTGGCCAGGCAACAAGCGCCCAGCCCGGCTCTGCACTCCCGGGAGCGCCCCGGCTCCAGTCCCTTCCTGGGACTGCGCGCCGGGGAGGCCGGGGTCAGAGAACGCGTCCCGGGCAGGGCTCCGGTGAGGAAGCCCGCCGAGGGCTGCGGTCCCACGCCTGCCCCTTTGTTCCGTGCCGGCGGCGCAGGCCCGGGCTCGGCGGCCCCTGCCCTCACCTTGTAGACGTCGCCGTAGGTGCCGCTGCCGATGCGCTGGATCAGCTCGAAGTCCTCCTGAGGGTTCCGGCGGGACAGGTCGAAGCCGGGGTTCATGGCGGGCCCCGGGTGCCCCCCGCCTCCCTCCCGGCCCGGGGAGGGGGGGCGCTCAGGGGGGCCGCACGGAGGGAGCGCCCGCGGCCGCCCGGCTCCGCCGCCGGTCACAATCGCCCGGCTGCACGCCGCGGCGGCCGCCGACCCACGACGAGCCGCCCGGCGTCCCCGCCCCCCGCCGCCGCGCGGAGCCGGgtcacacccaccaggagaggagcGCGCCCGCAGCCCCTCGCTCCGGGTGCAGCTCCAACATGGCTTCGCCCGCCGCTCCGTCCGCCCGCCCTGCCTCCCGTTCCCGGCCCGCGCGCCACTGCGCAGCCGCCATCCCGGAGGCCGCGCGCTCCCGGCGGGCCCCGCGCGCTCCCGCCATGCGCGCCCCTCGGGACGCTCAGGACGCGCCAGACTCGCTGTAACAAAGTTGGACGCACTGCTTGCCCGGTGGCCCCCCGCCCCGAGCCGGTAGTAGTTGCAATGTGCGAGACGGTATCCCTAACTTTTTAGGAGCGGGTACTCGCGGGCTGCAACCGAGAGCTCAGATCCTTTCTCCTAGGTTTAGAGGGAGGAGGTCCCCATCAGAAAGGTGAGGGGAGTGACGCTTTGGTTTGGGGGGTTGACCTGCTGACAGGGGTGCAGAGAGGACCAGGACAGAGCCAGAGCCGGGGAAGGGGGGCGTAAGCGGGAAGCAATGCAGAACCTAAACCGTGATTGACCTCTGCCCTGGGAGAGGGTTGGATTATCAAAGCCCGGGGCGGGGACTGTGCAAGCTGTCTGGCTACCCTccggggtgggggatggaggggggAGAGGTTGCAGAGGGTGGGGCCTGGACCGGATCTATTCCCACACCTGAAATGTAAACACGTGACCATCCTGAAGCTACCTAGCTTCTACCTTACCTGCCCAGCGCTCCACCCAGTTTAAGATCCAGATAAGCCAGCACTACATCCAAACATTGAAGCCAACCTCTCTGACTGCTAAAAGTTATCTAAGAAAGGACGCAGGCATTGGAAGGGTCATGTTGGGTTCTCAATAAACTAACTACTTCGCATTCCCAGAAGTTGTAACCAAGTCGCTGACGGCCACTCAGGCGTTACAacgttgtattttttttttttcttcaaaaaggtTTTCCTAATCTCCTTAGGCACCACACCTCCTAAGGATTAATGTTCCCTAATGCCTAGTGGCTTCTCAAAAACTAGGTCTCCTCAAACTTGTTAAGGAATAAATGAACGGTCTAGTTGGCAGTTAACggcttcatatttaaaaaaaaaaaaaaaagttatgttgcttacagtaaaattacatatttactaaattttcaatttgtttaCTCCAAAtcgggtatggtggcacatgcctgctatcccagcacttgggaagctgaggcaggagcatcgcTGCAAAAGTGCCTTGACTACAGAGTGTGTGTATGGGTTATTTATTTGAGTGCCTATTGATTTAAAGATGTTGGAAAATGGCCCCCGCTCTACCACATAAACAGGCTTCCAGTTGTTTGATGTTTAGTTATCCTAAAGCATCAGAATGTAACAATGTTGCTTACATTTCTGCGGGTGCACATCACAGGATAAATTCAGAATAAACCTTAAAGCTATGCTATCTTGAGCCACTCCCGACCATGCGTGTTTCTTCCCAGCTTCTTTCTGACACTGTTGAAGGCTGAGAAGCAGGCCTGCCTTCTGCGAGTGCTGTGGGTGGAGAACTGTTTGTCTCCTTTAGGCCAACCATGCAGATAACTGGCTAGGGACTCAGATAAGCAAATTTAAGTATCCCAAATCGGGACCAgctctgctctctttctctgcccttttCATGCTTTAAAAGTCAAGTTTCCAGAACTGAATCGCTTGCACGGGAAAGTTCTAAAGGTTTCACTGTTTTGTTTGCTGGGATTATCATTTGTGCAGATAACCGAGTGTTTGCATCACTAATAGACCTCTTTCAAAGGGAAAACAAATTTCAGCAGTGTTGGAGCAGGCTTTAAAGTTGTGCTTGTTCCATTTTGGCAGGACTTAACGACTCCATTTTTGCAGAGAAACAGATTTGCATGTAAGGGCTCGATTTGCCATATGGGTTAGGCCATAAATAAAAAGGTCTTTTGTAATTAACTGCTCACAAGGAATAAAAATACTTTGCCCTCCCCCTTCTAACAAGCCTCTACTTCACTAGAAGTAACACTAATGATCACACAGTTGCTTTGAATAAGAGAAAGGGCTTCCCTTGTCTATGATTAGAAACATCCTTAGAAGTCATCAGGGTTTCACTCTAGATTTACTGTTGCTTGAATACTTCCTGTGAAAGCAGACTCACTGCTGTGCAAAGAAAGACATGCACCTTATCATTAGATAAATACTACCAGCGAAAGTTCATAAGGACATGGAGAAAATAGTAGTGCTTACAAAGAGCCAAGAACTTTCCATGTCTTGTCTTATTTAATTCACACAGCAACCTGATAGCATAGGTCATATTATCTCCTTTTTTATGGCACCACAGGCTAATTAAGCtactcaaggtcacacagaagCCTCAGTTTTTAACAAAGGCAGCTTACTAGTAAAGACTAGATTCTTAGCCAACAATTTGTTCCATTTATAGACCATATCctaccatattcttttttttcttacaatgaGCCATACATCATTtgtgtaaatttttttttctttaatttaaattgatCTCCAATGGACTTAAGCAATGAATACTAGATTCTGGTGGTAAGAGAACACAGAAAAGAAGGGACAGAGCAGCTGCCATCCAGTAGTTTGTAACATTACAAGCAacccaatcaataaatgggcttAAGAAATGAGCAGGCAGAAGAAATAGAGATAGCTAATGAACATATGGAAAAAATGTCCATCCTCACcagtcatcagagaaatacaagtCCAAACTACTGGGAGATTCCATTTTACCCGAGTCAGAATGTcagtcagaaagaaaacaaacaacaaatgctgCATGAATGTGGACAAAAGGGAGCCCTTATGTGCTGGTGGCAATATAAACTAGTCCAATCTCTATGAAAATTGGTATGGAAGTTTCTCAAGAAAGTAGAAGTAGATCTACCATATGTCCCAGCCATCCACTCATGGGTATTTATCCAAAGACTCCAAATTGGCATTATCACAGAAATGGTTACATATCAATGTTTATTGCAGCACAATTTACAATAGTTAAGTTATGGAACCAACCTAGGTGCTCATCAAGAGagaaatggataagaaaaatgtggtgtatatatacataatagaatttttttcagccataaagaagactgaaattatgtcatttgtgggaaaatggatgcaactggagacACAAATCCAATCTCAGACAAtctcatgttttctctcctttgtagTTCCTATATTGTATATACTCACATAaaatcatgtgtgtatatattaaagTGGAAGTGAAATTGTCTACGGGAATCATCAGGAAGGGGAGGGCCCAGAAAGGGGAAGGTGGGAGATGATAAGGCAGTATATGTTCAAAATGCAGTATATagctaaagaaaagagaaacagaagcataGAAGCCCGGGATAACAGCATTAGTACACATTGGAAGACTGGGGACTGATGCTAAATTGATGTTTGAAGAATGTGTTGGGGGTAGTCaggcaaagaaaagaagatggtAGTCTCCTGGAGAGCCCTTCAACCTCAGGGGCTCTTAAAGCACTGCGCAGCAGAGCTAAATGAAAAGGCTGGGCTGGGCAGTCACCCTCATTGCCAGTATATTCAAACCACCCTTCAGTTAGCCACTCCCTCCTGGGGTCCTGCTTAGAAATTCCTTGATCACTGCATTCGCTCCCATTTTCACTGGTCTACTTGTGTGGCTTACTGATTTCAAACCCTCCCAATTTAACGGAACTACATTCACATTTTGATGTACTAGTGACTCTGAATACCTAGCAAGGCTTAGATCAAAGAAAGACTGAAGAGACTGGAAAGCTGTCTCAGAGATTAAGAGTACATTCTGCCTCCCAGAGGATTctagttcagctcccagcacccatataggtGGCTCCCAGACACCTCtggctccagaggacctgatgcatTCATGTgaacatacccatacacagatatgcatagttaaattattttcaaagactaCAACCAAGTCATACACTGGGGAGGAAAATTAAGCATAGACGTGTATGTGAAATAATATGACAccacaagttgtgtgtgtgtgtgtgtgtgtgtcacatgagTGCAGAAGACGGTGCTAGATTGCACTGGAGCTGTAGTTAACACACAGTTGTGAACCACatgatgtggatgctaggaacccaGCTTAGGTCCTCTAAAAGACCAGTAcctgctcttaaccatggagccatctctccagcctaattGTGCATGTTTAGGAGGTGGggataaaaagagaaaggagcaaTGAGTCTAAGAAGTCTGATTGCttttgtgaactttttttttttttttttaagatagggtctcgtGTAGCCTCACACTCACTCTGTGactgagaataaccttgaacttttggtcctcctgcctccatcgaAAATGCTAGAATTTTAAGTTTGTACCATGTTAACCAGTTTCATGTGGTATTTGGGAATGAAGCCAGGGCGAtgacatgctagacaagcactcaaCTGAGTAACTTCCTCAGcttactttttgaaaaaaaaaaatctttttaagtcTTTGTGAAGTATAATTAGCAATAAATAATGCATTTACAGTGCATGatgctaatacacacacacacacacacacacacacacacacacacacacacacactgaaatgatTATCACAGACCAGCtagaaaggtttttgtttttaagaaaagaacCAATTAATAAAAGGATTGTAACATGTTAAGTTCTCCAGGCTTATGTAGCAGCAAAGTCCAGGAGGTGTAGCCTAGCTCTACTTTGAGCCAGGATACCTGCCTTTGAATCTTGGCTCAGGAAATTATTTCCTACTAAAGATGTTAGGGGGttatcaaagagaaaataaatgtaaaactagTATCAGAAAGCCCACAAAGCACTAATTACCATTGTTTTGGGCTTATGTGAGAATGTCTTCCCACCAGAACTAGAAGGTAGGACTCTGTTGCTCAAGACACTATACACTTTAGTCACAGGATATAGAGAAATCAAGTTGATGCTGACCATAAGGTGtcctccctgctggctggctgtcatagtactggaaggtgctatggAGTGGGGCTGCTGAcgagtagggagggagggagagtcacTAATGTTACCCATCTGTGAACTCTGTAAGCTAGAATAGCAACTAATGACATGGCGGGATGAGCTCATgggtgcaatagtgacatgaaTGTTATTGGGGAAACCAAATGTATTCTGATTGTTTTGAAAGCCTGCTCCACAGTAACAAGCATGCCTAGCACTGTAGATATGTCCCAGTATCAGTAGTTGGGAAGCTCATAGGCCCCAGGGGTGAagctactactattattttgctaaatagaaatagaatcaaaTTGCCCTCTTAAATCCCTGTCTCTTGTCTCATAGATTAGCAAAGTTCTCACACTCATCAGGGAAGTTTCTTTGTGGGGTGAACTGTGGTTAACACGGAAATTCATAACtggccaaaatgcagagaatgaaTGTCTATGGCGTGCTCCTGACCACAAGTGTGGCATTTAACACATCCCTTTCCTCAAGGCTCAGAAACTTCTCcaaaggtggggaggggggagtttATAAAAGCCAGAGGTTGGGGAGTACTAGAGGAAAACACTGTCTTCCAGACATGACTATTTCCCTGAGCTGATGATAGCATCTGTGGTTGTCTGTACAGGacctgcaaagaaaaaaatcaagattggTTATCATGAAGTGGGGATGGAGGAATAACTCACAAGTTCCTATCCCCATCTGAAGAGCTATTAATATTTGATGCTTCTGGGAGAGGAGATGTCAGTTTTCCTTAAGGGTATGGACACCTATGGTAGATGGACAAgctccagtggatggctccaCACAGATTGGACTGGATGGGTtactaaggagaaaaaaaaaaaaagacatgaagttgggattGGGAGGGGGTGGATCATAGGATCATAGATGAGTGGAGAATAAATATAACCAACATACATTTCTGCATGAATGAAACTCTCAgaattaataaagtatttttcgtaatatttttatgtggattttgcatgcatgtatgtctgtgcaccaaggaggccagaaaagggtgttagatTCCCCTGGGACTTGagttatagttggttgtgagccaacatgtgggtacTAGAATTTGGGTCCTTtgaaagatcagccagtgctctcaattgTTGAACTATTTATCTCTCTATtccataaaatactttttaaaaatgacctacaaaattatatacatatataatgcacaaatatatatatatatatatatatatatatatatatatatatatatcagcagGGTGTGGtgcccataatcccagtactgaggaagcagaagcagaagcagaagcagaaaggtctCCAGTGTGTTGTAAGACTGAGCTAGATAACAAGACGGGTCTCAAAAGTGAACAAacgagtgaatgaataaatgaaatagtgAAGTGTGACAGCAATGAGGATTGTGTTAGAGATGTGATTTAGGAAATGATGACAACAAATACCAGAGCCCTGAATTAAGGCCAGAGACATCAAAGAACTTGAGAGAGAATTGGAAGCTAGAATTCCAGGCTTGGGAGGGGGAGAGGACAGAAAAAGCCTGCAAGCTCCTGGCTTGGGCAATGAGGAAGTGTGGTATTGGCACTTTCTGTGACAAGGACAATTggtgttatttgggggagggctccAGTACCAGATCAAAGTGGACAGTTGTGTTCCATATCTGTTGAGTTGGAGGTACTCAAGTGAAAATGGCGAGTGAGAAATGTATGGGTCTGATACCTAGAAAAGATCTCAGAGCAAATGGGAGTCATTTAGAAAGACTTGTTGAATATTAGAAACTTACCAAGTGCCAACCAGGATATGGGCCCTACCTTAAATAGGGAATGTGAACACATTTTCACCTTGCAGTGAGACACTTGCAGGGTAACAGAGCCAGAAGGAGGTAGTAGATTTCTGTTTGGGCATAACAAAGTTCGTTTACAAACTAAtacattttacaattttctttccTGAAAACATCGTACTTAGCATTTATTTACGGGGACTAGAAAGTAGTACCTCAGTGTTAGGACAGTTGCTTAGTATGCATGCAGCACTCTGTTCTGTCCGTAACATGAAAAATGAttagactgggcatggtggctcatgcttgtaatcccaacactcagggaggctgaggcagaaaaatcacccacaagtttgaagccaacttgaGCTGAACAGTTTTGGGCCAACCTTGGGAAGTAAGACCctagctcaaaacaaaacaaaatatttaaaagcatttatttgcaAGTTGAGGCAGACCTCTGCCTGAGAGTAGGTGGAGCTAGGAGTCTTCAGGTATTGTTTCTCAAACTTTGCTGTGTTATTCTAAGCAATTCAGCTCTCAGATTTGCATATCTCCTAACCCAGTGGACTTCAATGAAGGTTTTGTTAGCGTTTGGGGTGGAACAGTTTCCCTGCGTGGGATGGTCCCCATGTATTTGAATATCTCTGCATCCCACAGTCAGTACTGCTTGCAGGCATATCGACATCACACACAAACCTATTTCCAAACGCCCAGAGTTTGACTGGGGTGTGCATGAATCTGCATGGAGAATACTTATCTCTTGTTTCTCTTGGGAGAATTATCACCCACACCAAACCACTTAACAGAGTTCTCTGTCTCCTATCGTATGTTCCCTgagaaaatatctgatatgtaagaTATTGTCCCTTATTATATTTCCAATATTTACCACCCAGGTTAATGTTTCTGTGCTCCCTGTAAAATTATACCCAATTGTggtgatgttattttttttttgtaatttttgtattagttcaaattaggaacaagcttgtttcacatgtcaatcccttctccctctccctcccctccctgacccaccccccaccccatccatcctccactccccaggcaaagGACACTCGACaagagctccccaaagtccaccacatcatcctgtaccgggcctaggccctcccccaagtgtccagggccagagtgcatcccttcacgtaggatgggctctcaaagtcccttcttataccagggaaaaatgctaatccactaccagaggcccctagaatgcagaggactcctaattgacatccatattcaggggtctggatcagtcctgtgctggcctcccagacagcagtctggggtccatgtgctcccccttgtacaggccagctgtttctttgggtttcaccagccaggtaccgacccctttgatctccattcctccctcttaGCAAAGTTCCAGAGTCcagttcaatgtatatctgtgggtgtctgcctcagcttccatcagccactagatgagggctctaggatggcataaaaagtagtcatcattctcattatggggaagggcatttaggttatcctctccaccattgtctagattgtcagtttgtgtcgtACTTGTAGgactctggaaatctctctagtgccagatctctcctgggacctataatggctccctctaatatgacatctttcatcctgctctcctctattcttcccccaactcaatattcctactcctctatttcctcctctcctctcatctcctcctctcattctggcagctccctctcccctaccctcgtgctcccaattagctcaggagttcctgccccttcccattcctggggaccatgcatttttcccttagagtccctCATgtatcctagtttctttggtgaagaggtttgtaggctggtaaacctttgctctatgtctaaaattcatatatgagtgagtacataccatgtttgtctttttgtgactgggttacctcactcaggatggtttcttctagttgcatccatttgcctgcgaatttcaagattccattgcttttttctgctgagtaatactccattgtataaatgtaccacattttctctatccattcttcagttgaggggcatctaggttccaggttctggctattacaaacaatgctgctatgaacatggttgaacatatgtccttgttgtatgaacgtgcattatttggatatatgcccaagagaggaattgctggatcttgaggtagattgattcccattttttctgagcaaccgccatactgatttccaaagtggtcttacaagtttgcactcccaccagcaatggaggagtgctccttttatccacatcctctccagcatagattgtcattagtgtttttgattttagccattctgacaggtgtgaggtggtatctcagagttgttttgagttgcatttctctgatggccaaggattttgagcactttcttaactgtctttcagccatttcggattcctctgttgagaattctctatttagttctgcaccccacattttTTTTATATACAAATCCACTGAGTTCATTTAATGTTGCCCAGATGTACACAAGCAAATATCATCTATTATCATCCATTATCAGAACAAATATCATCTATTATCATccattatcagaaaaaaataatttaatatctaGCACCTGATTCTTAAATCTCTAGTAATATGTGGGTTTGTTTCTAACTGCTATTATTGCTGaggttttttcattttttgtgtcttttttatgtCCCTTGGTACCTACTTTCACTTTTTTTCCCATTCAACagggtttatttcacatatatgcaaCAGAAACTGAATAGAACATGCCAAGATTCATTAATGGAAAACCCGTTGATAATCAGATGGGGatgctatttaaaaaataccaaaaattctatttgtgtaattttttgcttatatatatatatatgtatacatttatatttatataaaaagagcaataatggcaatatgttatgca is part of the Cricetulus griseus strain 17A/GY chromosome 5, alternate assembly CriGri-PICRH-1.0, whole genome shotgun sequence genome and encodes:
- the LOC118238917 gene encoding basic proline-rich protein-like codes for the protein MAGPGCPPPPSRPGEGGRSGGPHGGSARGRPAPPPVTIARLHAAAAADPRRAARRPRPPPPRGAGSHPPGEERARSPSLRVQLQHGFARRSVRPPCLPFPARAPLRSRHPGGRALPAGPARSRHARPSGRSGRARLAVTKLDALLARWPPAPSR